From Planctomycetota bacterium, a single genomic window includes:
- the argJ gene encoding bifunctional glutamate N-acetyltransferase/amino-acid acetyltransferase ArgJ yields MLKAHRSITAPHGFRAAAGPFGIKASGKSDLCLIVADAPCAAAAMFTQNKIPSEPVQLGRKHMKGGSLQAIVINSGCANASTGKPGLEDALTMCTAVAKHVGCKPQQVLACSTGIIGRRLPMDKINKGIDTLVGRLNRGSRPDADAAAAIMTTDLVAKPALRKLDLGGKPVTIGGIAKGSGMIAPNMATMLGFITTDAAISVPLLRAALKDAVNADASFNRISVDTDTSPSDTVAVLASGLAGHAPIKTRGAAYRKFADALADLCRDLAYQIISDGEGVTRVIRVKVEAAKSPADALKVARTVADSPLVKTAVHGGDPNWGRLTAAAGRSGAAVVANKLRVNIGAIEVYRDGQPTSADLHALGRLMRQPEVVITLALGMGKSRCEFLGCDLSREYITINADYHT; encoded by the coding sequence ATGCTCAAAGCTCACCGTTCCATCACCGCCCCGCATGGCTTCCGCGCCGCCGCCGGTCCCTTCGGCATCAAGGCCTCCGGCAAAAGCGATCTGTGCCTGATCGTCGCCGATGCCCCGTGCGCCGCCGCCGCCATGTTCACGCAAAACAAGATTCCCTCCGAGCCCGTGCAGCTTGGCCGCAAGCACATGAAGGGCGGATCGCTGCAGGCGATCGTCATCAACTCCGGCTGCGCCAACGCCTCGACCGGCAAGCCGGGCCTCGAAGACGCGTTGACCATGTGCACCGCCGTCGCCAAGCATGTCGGATGCAAACCCCAGCAGGTGCTCGCCTGTTCGACGGGCATCATCGGCCGCCGTCTGCCGATGGACAAAATCAACAAAGGAATCGACACGCTCGTGGGCCGGCTCAATCGCGGGTCGCGCCCCGATGCCGACGCCGCCGCCGCGATCATGACCACCGACCTCGTCGCCAAGCCCGCCCTCCGCAAGCTCGACCTCGGCGGCAAACCCGTCACGATCGGCGGCATCGCCAAGGGCTCGGGCATGATCGCGCCGAACATGGCGACCATGCTCGGCTTCATCACCACCGACGCCGCCATCTCCGTCCCGCTTCTCCGCGCCGCCCTCAAGGACGCCGTCAATGCCGACGCCTCCTTCAACCGCATCAGCGTCGACACCGACACGAGCCCGTCCGACACCGTCGCCGTGCTCGCCAGCGGGTTGGCCGGCCACGCGCCGATCAAGACGCGCGGCGCCGCCTACAGGAAATTCGCCGACGCCCTCGCCGACCTCTGCCGCGACCTGGCTTATCAGATCATCTCCGACGGCGAAGGCGTCACGCGCGTCATCCGTGTCAAAGTCGAAGCCGCCAAGTCCCCCGCCGATGCGCTCAAGGTCGCGCGCACCGTCGCCGACTCGCCGCTGGTCAAAACCGCCGTGCACGGCGGCGACCCCAACTGGGGCCGGCTCACCGCCGCCGCCGGCCGCTCCGGCGCCGCCGTCGTCGCCAACAAACTCCGCGTCAACATCGGCGCGATCGAAGTCTACCGCGACGGCCAGCCGACTTCCGCCGACCTGCACGCCCTCGGCCGACTCATGCGCCAGCCCGAAGTCGTCATCACGCTCGCCCTGGGCATGGGCAAATCCCGCTGCGAATTCCTCGGCTGCGACCTGAGCCGTGAATACATCACCATCAACGCCGATTATCACACGTGA
- a CDS encoding aminotransferase class V-fold PLP-dependent enzyme, translated as MTTTAYLDSNATSRPAPEVVEAMLVMLRDEWANPSSVHRFGQQARQRVELAREQVCRLINCRPRELVFTSGATESNNLAIRGMLAARPNRRTVITTRLEHSAVRQPCARLAEIDGYNVIYLPVDIDGLVDLNALDEHLRSNANDVALVAIHWINNETGTIQPIERIGELCAQHGVPFFSDATQAIGKVPCDLAKLPFAAMSFAGHKFHGPKGSGGLFIRRGTGLVPQTLGGPHERERRGGTENTPGIVGLGVACELAQQFLASDGPVVGKARRDRLERAILDEVPGSVLNSAGAPRLWNTTNIGFPPLESEAILVLLSERGICAAAGAACSSGSLEPSPVLLAQGIEEAVAHGSIRLSLSRYTTDEEIDYAIATVPRAIERLRASMPADKGKVRA; from the coding sequence ATGACCACGACCGCCTACCTCGACTCCAACGCCACAAGTCGTCCCGCTCCCGAAGTTGTCGAAGCGATGCTCGTCATGTTGCGCGACGAGTGGGCGAACCCCTCGAGCGTGCACCGCTTCGGTCAGCAGGCGCGACAGCGTGTCGAACTCGCCCGCGAGCAGGTCTGCCGGCTCATCAACTGCCGACCCCGCGAACTCGTCTTCACCAGCGGCGCCACCGAGTCCAACAACCTCGCCATCCGCGGCATGCTCGCGGCAAGACCCAACCGCCGCACCGTCATCACCACGCGACTCGAACATTCCGCCGTGCGACAGCCGTGCGCCCGGCTCGCCGAGATTGACGGCTACAACGTCATCTATCTGCCCGTCGACATCGACGGCCTCGTCGACCTGAACGCGCTCGATGAGCATCTGCGCAGCAACGCAAACGACGTGGCGCTGGTGGCGATTCACTGGATCAATAACGAAACCGGCACGATTCAACCCATCGAGCGCATCGGCGAGTTGTGCGCTCAGCACGGCGTGCCGTTCTTCTCGGATGCGACGCAGGCCATCGGCAAAGTGCCTTGCGATCTGGCGAAACTGCCCTTCGCCGCCATGAGCTTCGCCGGTCATAAATTCCACGGCCCCAAGGGCTCCGGCGGCCTGTTCATCCGACGCGGCACCGGACTCGTTCCGCAAACCCTCGGCGGACCGCACGAACGCGAACGACGCGGCGGCACCGAGAACACGCCCGGCATCGTCGGCCTCGGCGTGGCGTGCGAACTGGCTCAGCAGTTTCTCGCCTCCGACGGCCCGGTCGTCGGCAAGGCCCGTCGAGATCGACTCGAACGTGCGATTCTAGACGAAGTCCCCGGCAGCGTGCTCAACTCGGCCGGCGCGCCGCGACTTTGGAACACGACGAACATCGGATTCCCCCCGCTCGAGTCGGAGGCGATTCTCGTGCTGCTCAGCGAGCGCGGCATCTGCGCCGCGGCAGGCGCGGCCTGTTCCAGCGGATCGCTCGAACCCTCGCCGGTGCTGCTCGCACAGGGCATCGAGGAAGCCGTCGCACATGGGTCCATCCGCCTGAGTCTTTCGCGCTACACGACCGATGAGGAAATCGACTATGCCATCGCCACGGTGCCGCGGGCCATCGAGCGATTGCGAGCTTCCATGCCCGCTGACAAAGGCAAGGTACGAGCATGA
- a CDS encoding PQQ-binding-like beta-propeller repeat protein, whose protein sequence is MVGLPVLQLSPAVRHRLRADDADALRARHRCAGGEQIAMQRHVRFILIAGLMWVTSVHADDWPAWRGVRGDGVSYERGLPIEWDGARNVIWKTAMPGPGNSSPIVWKDRVFITTALDKGKRRAVVCLDRATGKTIWISSIDFAGDEPTHDDNPYCSATPTTDGDAVYAWFGSAGMIAYDMNGQELWRRDLGPVRHQWGNASSPVLLEDMVIVHVGPSVKPFMIALNKRTGQTIWEHALPEEACKDEKEYKGSWSTPMIVEHDDQKEMIMSLPGWVMGFNPYSGQEYWRCGGLSDLVYTSPLVNDKYVIAMSGFTGPAIGLRRPGAEARGDITATHRLWRVEKNAQRVGTGVLLDSNVFMLDDPGIARCIDAASGNVIWEQRVGASSWGSMLLGLHRLYVTDQMGVTHVLVPSREFNEVAKNPLGDKERTRATPAFSDGQIFIRTYENLYCIGTRRE, encoded by the coding sequence ATGGTGGGACTTCCCGTTCTACAACTATCACCAGCAGTACGGCACCGCCTTCGCGCTGATGACGCTGACGCGCTGCGAGCACGACACAGGTGTGCCGGTGGCGAGCAAATAGCCATGCAACGACATGTGCGATTCATACTGATCGCGGGATTGATGTGGGTCACGAGCGTCCATGCGGACGACTGGCCGGCGTGGCGCGGCGTGCGGGGGGACGGGGTCAGTTACGAGCGCGGACTACCCATCGAATGGGACGGGGCCAGGAATGTGATCTGGAAGACGGCGATGCCGGGGCCGGGAAATTCGTCGCCGATCGTGTGGAAGGATCGCGTTTTCATCACGACCGCGTTGGACAAGGGCAAGCGCCGGGCGGTGGTGTGTCTGGATCGCGCGACTGGCAAGACGATCTGGATCAGCTCCATCGATTTCGCCGGCGACGAGCCGACGCACGATGACAATCCGTATTGCTCGGCGACGCCGACGACGGACGGCGATGCGGTGTACGCATGGTTCGGGTCGGCGGGGATGATCGCGTACGACATGAACGGTCAGGAGCTTTGGCGTCGCGACCTCGGGCCGGTGCGGCATCAATGGGGCAATGCATCGAGCCCGGTGCTGCTTGAGGACATGGTGATCGTGCACGTGGGCCCGAGCGTCAAGCCGTTCATGATCGCGCTCAACAAGCGGACGGGGCAGACGATCTGGGAGCACGCGTTGCCGGAAGAAGCTTGCAAGGACGAGAAGGAGTACAAGGGGTCGTGGTCCACGCCGATGATCGTCGAGCACGACGATCAGAAGGAAATGATCATGTCGTTGCCGGGTTGGGTCATGGGGTTCAACCCGTATTCGGGTCAGGAGTACTGGCGCTGCGGCGGGCTGAGCGATCTGGTGTACACCTCGCCGCTCGTCAATGACAAGTACGTCATCGCCATGAGCGGCTTCACCGGCCCGGCGATCGGGCTGCGCCGCCCCGGCGCCGAGGCGCGCGGCGACATCACGGCGACGCATCGACTTTGGCGCGTCGAGAAAAACGCACAACGCGTCGGTACCGGCGTGCTGCTCGACAGCAACGTGTTCATGCTCGACGACCCGGGCATCGCGCGCTGCATCGACGCGGCGAGCGGGAACGTCATCTGGGAGCAGCGGGTCGGCGCATCGTCATGGGGCTCGATGCTGCTGGGGCTGCATCGGCTTTATGTGACCGACCAGATGGGCGTGACGCATGTGCTCGTGCCGAGTCGCGAATTTAACGAAGTGGCGAAAAATCCGCTCGGCGACAAGGAGCGCACCCGCGCCACACCGGCGTTCAGCGATGGTCAGATCTTCATCCGCACGTACGAAAATCTTTACTGCATCGGCACGCGGCGGGAATAG
- a CDS encoding SDR family NAD(P)-dependent oxidoreductase: MYPVTNAQHNATAPLAVITGASSGIGRATAQALARRGYTTVLLARRDDRLAPVARELVAHAPSFAYPLDVSQRQMVQTRFAQIIDRHGPPRVLVNAAGYGQYQAFADMTLDDHDRLMRVNYFGTLWCIHSVRQAMLDHGGGHIINLASIAARMGPWGHAGYAAAKAAVVALTQSLAGEHARTPLRFSVVLPGIVDTAFFDKPSYAALAPQALRHAITPDRVARAILRTIDRPKLEVVVPGHYRALDVIKLCSTKLAHQIVTANSRPIPPSPETPRDPLAAE; encoded by the coding sequence ATGTACCCAGTCACGAACGCACAACACAACGCGACCGCCCCGCTGGCCGTCATCACCGGCGCCTCCAGCGGTATCGGCCGCGCGACCGCACAGGCCCTCGCCCGGCGCGGATACACGACCGTGCTTCTGGCCCGGCGGGACGATCGGCTCGCGCCCGTGGCGCGCGAGCTTGTCGCGCATGCCCCCAGCTTCGCCTATCCGCTCGATGTGTCGCAGCGGCAGATGGTGCAGACGCGCTTCGCTCAGATCATCGACCGACACGGCCCGCCGCGCGTGCTTGTCAACGCCGCGGGGTACGGCCAGTATCAGGCCTTCGCCGATATGACCCTTGATGATCACGATCGGCTCATGCGCGTCAACTACTTCGGCACGCTCTGGTGCATTCACAGCGTGCGGCAGGCGATGCTCGATCACGGCGGCGGGCACATCATCAATCTCGCCTCGATCGCGGCGCGCATGGGGCCGTGGGGACACGCCGGGTACGCCGCCGCGAAGGCGGCGGTCGTCGCGCTGACGCAGAGTCTTGCCGGCGAGCATGCCCGGACGCCGCTGCGGTTTTCGGTGGTCTTGCCGGGTATTGTCGACACCGCCTTTTTCGACAAGCCCAGCTACGCCGCCCTCGCCCCGCAGGCGTTGCGCCACGCCATCACCCCCGACCGCGTCGCCCGCGCGATCCTCCGCACGATCGATCGGCCGAAACTCGAAGTCGTCGTCCCCGGTCACTACCGCGCGCTGGACGTCATCAAGCTCTGCTCCACCAAACTCGCCCACCAGATCGTCACCGCCAACAGCCGCCCGATCCCGCCGTCGCCCGAAACCCCGCGCGACCCGCTCGCCGCGGAATGA
- a CDS encoding YggS family pyridoxal phosphate-dependent enzyme, with protein MRPSRLSSTVEAINGRGSAPMVSRNQLKERYRQLMDRVGAAAERSGRRAEDIVAVAVTKMASPTQIRQLIELGHCDLGESKVQQLQQRVATTEEFLARHRMLSSGRSDMPAQVRWHMIGHLQRNKVKAALPLIKLVHSVDSLRLAEEIQSHAGKLDHEVEVLLQVNTAGEAQKFGLAPAAVGHLAEQIQTMIHLKLRGIMAIAPQSDNPEHSRPVFERTAELFNDMRTEGVYGRDFNILSMGMTDDFEVAIECGANIVRVGRALFGDPVAAASDLSSTGG; from the coding sequence ATGCGCCCAAGTCGTCTATCCTCAACGGTAGAAGCGATCAACGGCAGGGGATCGGCGCCTATGGTTTCCCGCAATCAACTCAAGGAGCGCTACCGGCAGCTCATGGACCGCGTCGGAGCCGCCGCCGAGCGCAGCGGTCGCCGCGCGGAGGATATCGTGGCCGTGGCGGTCACGAAAATGGCCAGCCCCACGCAAATCCGCCAGCTCATCGAACTGGGCCACTGCGACCTGGGCGAAAGCAAGGTCCAGCAGCTTCAGCAGCGCGTCGCCACCACCGAGGAGTTCCTCGCCCGCCATCGCATGCTTTCCAGCGGCCGCAGCGACATGCCCGCGCAGGTCCGATGGCACATGATCGGGCATCTGCAGCGCAACAAGGTCAAGGCGGCTCTGCCCTTGATCAAACTTGTGCATTCCGTCGACAGTCTCCGCCTCGCCGAGGAAATTCAGTCACACGCCGGCAAACTCGATCACGAGGTCGAAGTTCTGCTTCAGGTCAACACGGCCGGGGAGGCCCAGAAGTTCGGGCTCGCGCCGGCGGCGGTGGGGCACCTGGCCGAGCAGATTCAGACGATGATTCATCTTAAACTGCGCGGCATCATGGCCATCGCCCCTCAATCCGACAATCCCGAGCACAGCCGCCCGGTCTTTGAGCGTACGGCTGAACTGTTCAACGACATGCGGACCGAAGGCGTGTACGGCAGGGATTTCAACATTCTTTCGATGGGCATGACCGATGATTTCGAGGTCGCCATCGAGTGCGGCGCCAACATCGTCCGCGTCGGGCGGGCGCTGTTCGGGGACCCCGTGGCGGCGGCGAGCGACCTTTCGAGCACCGGTGGTTGA
- a CDS encoding P-loop NTPase: protein MALTKQDIVESLKRVHEPRSQQDIVTLNMVANVAYCDGNVALRIAAADMLRDRIRNDIMAAVRTLGPEIKRIDIDFVNPPAPPSAQHNARKDNPLPKVRHVVAVGAGKGGVGKSTVSVNLAVGLARRGLRVGLLDGDIYGPSAPTLLDLHAAQLTGSQQTLYPFEVHGIKAMTIGKMVEPEKPLIWRGPMAHGAFRQLALQTDWGDLDFLIIDLPPGTGDVPLTMAQMVPLTGAVIICTPQKVAQDDAVRAAAMFKQLEVDVLGVVENMSYFIGDDGKEYDIFGKGGATQMAQRLGLPVLGQVPISMPLRANSDAGNPTANFDDDKLAAELNALVDRFLEQIEAHDAETEAPTLSIH from the coding sequence ATGGCCCTTACCAAGCAGGACATTGTCGAATCGCTCAAGCGGGTGCACGAACCCCGGAGCCAGCAGGATATTGTGACGCTCAACATGGTGGCGAACGTGGCGTATTGCGATGGCAACGTCGCTCTGCGGATCGCCGCTGCGGACATGCTCCGCGACCGGATCCGTAACGACATCATGGCCGCCGTCCGCACGCTCGGCCCGGAGATCAAGCGGATCGACATCGACTTCGTCAATCCGCCCGCCCCCCCGTCCGCCCAGCACAACGCCCGCAAGGACAACCCTCTGCCCAAGGTGCGTCACGTCGTCGCCGTCGGAGCGGGCAAGGGCGGCGTCGGCAAGAGCACCGTGTCCGTCAACCTCGCCGTCGGCCTCGCCCGGCGGGGGCTGCGCGTCGGGCTGCTCGATGGCGACATCTACGGCCCGTCGGCGCCGACGCTGCTGGACCTGCATGCAGCCCAGCTCACCGGGTCGCAGCAGACGCTCTACCCCTTCGAGGTGCACGGCATCAAGGCGATGACCATCGGCAAGATGGTCGAGCCGGAGAAGCCGCTCATCTGGCGCGGCCCGATGGCGCACGGGGCCTTCCGCCAACTCGCCCTTCAAACCGATTGGGGCGATCTGGATTTTCTGATCATCGATCTGCCGCCGGGCACGGGCGATGTGCCGCTTACGATGGCGCAGATGGTGCCGCTCACCGGCGCGGTGATCATCTGCACGCCGCAGAAAGTCGCGCAGGATGACGCCGTCCGCGCCGCGGCGATGTTCAAGCAGCTTGAGGTCGATGTGCTGGGCGTCGTCGAGAACATGAGCTACTTCATCGGCGACGACGGCAAGGAGTACGACATTTTCGGCAAAGGCGGCGCGACGCAGATGGCCCAGCGCCTCGGGCTCCCCGTCCTGGGCCAGGTCCCCATCAGCATGCCCCTCCGCGCCAACTCCGACGCCGGCAATCCGACCGCGAACTTTGACGATGACAAACTCGCCGCCGAACTCAACGCCCTCGTCGACCGCTTCCTCGAACAGATCGAAGCCCACGACGCCGAAACCGAAGCGCCGACGTTGAGCATTCACTGA
- a CDS encoding TSUP family transporter, with amino-acid sequence MHTRFRRSPAIEPVQVILIALIIASGAALQSAVGFGFGLFATPLLLFIGLPAPQAVPTTAIVALVQTGVAAWKLRHEVQWRLAVALALVAMTMQPVGAWLLSVLVSYGPSVVQQVISAIVLGAVLVQAWVRPHPSPKLHIAWGIAAMIAAGLMHGLCGMSGPPVVLWVMAHDWSSRKSRAMMFAIFFMLIPPNLLNYYLRFGMPAVHAALIGGLFFPVVLLGMIPGMWIGHHLPKPRLKQIAFAILILIAAAGMLAPLMQR; translated from the coding sequence ATGCACACCCGCTTTCGCCGGAGCCCCGCCATCGAACCCGTGCAGGTCATCCTCATCGCCCTGATCATCGCCAGCGGGGCCGCCCTCCAGTCCGCCGTCGGTTTCGGGTTCGGCCTCTTCGCCACCCCGCTGCTGCTTTTCATCGGCCTGCCCGCTCCGCAGGCCGTGCCGACCACCGCGATCGTCGCCCTTGTCCAGACCGGCGTCGCCGCATGGAAACTGCGGCACGAAGTCCAATGGCGCCTTGCTGTTGCGCTGGCGCTCGTCGCCATGACGATGCAGCCGGTCGGTGCGTGGCTGTTGAGCGTGCTGGTCAGCTACGGCCCGTCGGTCGTGCAGCAGGTCATCAGCGCGATCGTACTCGGGGCCGTGCTCGTGCAGGCGTGGGTCCGCCCGCATCCGAGTCCGAAGCTGCACATCGCCTGGGGCATCGCGGCGATGATTGCAGCAGGGCTCATGCACGGACTCTGCGGCATGAGCGGGCCGCCGGTCGTGCTCTGGGTCATGGCTCACGACTGGTCGAGCCGCAAAAGCCGCGCGATGATGTTCGCCATCTTCTTCATGCTCATTCCCCCGAACCTGCTCAACTACTATCTGCGTTTCGGCATGCCCGCCGTCCACGCCGCACTGATCGGCGGCCTGTTCTTCCCCGTCGTGCTGCTCGGCATGATCCCCGGTATGTGGATCGGTCACCACCTGCCCAAACCCCGCCTCAAACAAATCGCCTTCGCCATCCTCATCCTCATCGCCGCCGCCGGCATGCTCGCGCCGTTGATGCAACGCTGA
- a CDS encoding methylated-DNA--[protein]-cysteine S-methyltransferase has translation MTPGSKTHSFDEQVWALTKRIPKGRVTTYGRIAAAMGTRAYRAVGMALNRNPCAPAVPCHRVVGSDGKLTGYAGGLAKKKRMLRDEGVPMRGERVDLTCVYEF, from the coding sequence ATGACCCCCGGAAGTAAAACCCATAGTTTTGATGAGCAGGTTTGGGCATTGACGAAGCGCATCCCGAAGGGGCGCGTCACGACGTACGGGCGCATCGCGGCGGCGATGGGGACCAGGGCGTATCGGGCGGTGGGCATGGCGCTCAATCGCAATCCGTGTGCGCCGGCCGTGCCGTGCCATCGGGTGGTTGGTTCGGATGGGAAGCTCACGGGTTACGCCGGTGGGCTTGCCAAGAAGAAGCGCATGCTCAGGGACGAAGGCGTGCCGATGCGCGGGGAGCGCGTGGATTTGACGTGCGTGTATGAGTTTTGA
- a CDS encoding esterase family protein, translating to MLMLTATMAAHADEPYQLGPDSMRHDGVPVGKVAMDVWKSTDVYPNTIRRYWVYVPAQYDGSKPAAVMVFQDGHAYVDENGQFRVPVVFDNLIAAGEMPVTIGIFIDPGNAGDKLQNDKPGWSPTPSNRSFEYDTPDGQYAKFLIDEILPAVAKQYKLTDNPDCRAICGISSGGICAFKVAWERPDVFRKVVSHVGSFTNIRGGYLYPSVIRKTENKPLRVFLQDGKNDLDNEHGNWPLSNQQMAAALKFKHYDYQFEFGEGGHNGKHGGAILPETLRWIWRDWKEHTP from the coding sequence GTGCTGATGTTGACGGCGACGATGGCGGCGCACGCTGACGAACCCTACCAACTCGGCCCCGATTCGATGCGACACGACGGTGTGCCGGTGGGGAAGGTCGCGATGGATGTGTGGAAAAGCACGGACGTGTATCCGAACACGATCCGGCGGTACTGGGTGTATGTGCCGGCGCAGTATGACGGGTCGAAGCCGGCGGCGGTGATGGTGTTTCAGGATGGGCATGCGTACGTCGACGAGAACGGACAGTTTCGCGTGCCGGTGGTGTTTGACAATCTGATCGCGGCGGGCGAGATGCCGGTGACGATCGGGATTTTCATTGATCCGGGCAATGCGGGGGACAAACTTCAGAACGACAAGCCGGGCTGGTCGCCGACGCCGAGCAATCGGAGTTTTGAATATGACACGCCCGATGGGCAGTACGCGAAGTTTCTGATCGACGAGATTCTGCCGGCGGTGGCGAAGCAGTACAAGCTCACCGACAATCCCGATTGCCGGGCGATCTGCGGAATCAGCAGCGGGGGGATTTGCGCGTTCAAAGTCGCATGGGAGCGGCCGGATGTTTTCCGGAAGGTCGTGTCGCACGTCGGCAGCTTCACGAACATCCGCGGGGGCTATCTGTATCCGTCGGTGATCCGCAAGACGGAGAACAAGCCGCTGCGTGTGTTTTTGCAGGATGGGAAGAATGATCTGGATAACGAGCACGGGAACTGGCCGCTATCGAATCAGCAGATGGCGGCGGCGCTGAAGTTCAAGCACTACGATTACCAGTTCGAGTTCGGCGAAGGCGGCCACAATGGCAAACACGGCGGGGCGATCCTGCCGGAGACGCTTCGCTGGATTTGGCGCGACTGGAAGGAGCACACGCCATGA
- the thrS gene encoding threonine--tRNA ligase, with protein sequence MRITLPDGSIKEFDASQVTALNVAESIGAGLAKAAIGAKVDGQLVDLNRPITHDATVAIVTKPRKGPGDAEALYLLRHSTAHVMAEAIQRLWPEAQLAYGPPLDTGFYYDIKLDTPISSDDFPKIEAEMKKIVEENRPFTRYELPPEAGIDRLNKEGNKYKIDNAERAIAGGAGVLSWYVTGEVDKNWEDLCMGPHVPATGLIGAFKITSVASSHWHGDVDSDRFQRVYGTAFFTQADLDQHLNQLEEAKARDHRVIGAKLGLFAIDEQVGQGLILWKPKGGMIRSLLQEFLQAELMKRGYDVVYTPHIGKIDLYKTSGHYPYYSDSQFPPIKMRDSDEEYLLKPMNCPHHIKIFGSEPHSYRDLPIRLAEFGTVYRFEQSGELTGMTRVRGFTQDDAHIFCTHDQVAGEFRATVELVQFVFNTFGFEDVSIRLSLHDPDSDKFAGDAAVWDRAENELRQVLSDMGIPFTEAKGEAAFYGPKVDFIVRDVIGRPWQLGTVQLDYTLPERFKIEYVDADNSRKRPVMIHRAPFGSMERFMAILIEHYAGAFPLWLSPEQVRVLPISDKFSAYADKVLAALKSGGLRATMDSSNDRVNAKIKVAQEQKIPYMLVVGGKDQDAGTVSVRERAAGDLGALPLDKFVEMAKAEVASRGASKVKV encoded by the coding sequence ATGCGGATCACCCTGCCCGACGGCAGCATTAAAGAGTTCGACGCCTCGCAAGTCACCGCCTTGAACGTCGCCGAGTCCATCGGCGCCGGGCTCGCCAAGGCGGCGATCGGCGCGAAGGTCGATGGCCAGCTTGTCGATCTGAACCGGCCCATCACGCACGACGCGACCGTCGCCATCGTGACCAAACCCCGCAAAGGCCCCGGCGACGCCGAGGCGCTTTACCTGCTCCGCCACTCGACCGCGCACGTCATGGCCGAGGCGATCCAACGACTCTGGCCCGAAGCCCAGCTCGCCTACGGCCCGCCCCTCGACACCGGCTTCTACTACGACATCAAACTCGACACCCCCATCAGCTCCGACGATTTCCCGAAGATCGAAGCGGAAATGAAAAAGATCGTCGAGGAAAACCGACCGTTCACGCGCTACGAACTGCCGCCGGAGGCGGGCATCGACCGGCTCAATAAGGAAGGCAACAAGTACAAGATCGACAATGCCGAGCGCGCGATCGCCGGCGGGGCGGGTGTGCTCAGTTGGTATGTCACGGGCGAAGTCGACAAGAACTGGGAAGACCTGTGCATGGGCCCGCATGTGCCCGCCACCGGGCTCATCGGCGCGTTCAAAATCACCTCCGTCGCATCCTCGCACTGGCACGGCGATGTGGACTCCGATCGTTTTCAACGTGTGTACGGCACCGCGTTCTTCACGCAGGCCGACCTCGATCAGCATCTCAATCAGCTTGAGGAAGCCAAGGCGCGCGACCACCGTGTCATCGGCGCGAAGCTGGGGTTGTTCGCCATCGACGAGCAGGTCGGGCAGGGATTGATTCTTTGGAAGCCCAAGGGCGGGATGATCCGCTCGCTGCTTCAGGAATTTTTGCAGGCGGAACTCATGAAGCGCGGGTACGACGTGGTGTACACGCCGCACATCGGGAAGATCGATCTGTACAAGACGAGCGGACACTACCCGTACTACTCCGATTCGCAGTTCCCGCCGATCAAGATGCGCGATTCGGATGAGGAGTATCTGCTCAAGCCGATGAACTGTCCGCATCACATCAAGATTTTCGGCTCGGAGCCGCACAGTTATCGCGATCTGCCGATTCGTCTTGCGGAGTTCGGGACGGTGTATCGCTTCGAGCAGAGCGGTGAGCTGACCGGCATGACGCGTGTGCGGGGGTTCACGCAGGATGACGCCCATATTTTCTGCACGCACGACCAGGTCGCCGGCGAGTTCCGGGCGACGGTCGAGCTGGTGCAGTTCGTGTTCAACACGTTCGGGTTCGAGGATGTGAGCATTCGGCTCTCGCTGCACGATCCCGACTCGGACAAGTTCGCGGGGGACGCGGCGGTGTGGGACCGGGCGGAGAACGAGCTGCGTCAGGTGCTCAGCGACATGGGCATTCCGTTCACGGAGGCGAAGGGCGAAGCGGCGTTTTACGGGCCGAAGGTGGACTTCATCGTGCGCGACGTGATCGGTCGCCCGTGGCAGCTTGGGACGGTGCAGCTTGACTACACGCTGCCGGAGCGCTTCAAGATCGAGTACGTCGACGCCGACAACAGCCGCAAGCGGCCGGTGATGATCCATCGCGCGCCGTTCGGGTCGATGGAGCGCTTCATGGCGATCCTCATCGAGCATTACGCCGGGGCGTTCCCCTTGTGGCTCTCGCCCGAGCAGGTCCGCGTGCTGCCGATCAGCGACAAGTTTTCGGCTTATGCCGACAAGGTGCTCGCCGCGCTCAAGTCGGGGGGGCTGCGCGCGACGATGGACAGCTCCAACGATCGCGTCAACGCCAAGATCAAAGTCGCGCAGGAGCAGAAGATTCCCTACATGCTCGTCGTCGGCGGCAAGGATCAGGACGCCGGCACGGTCAGCGTGCGCGAGCGCGCCGCCGGCGATCTTGGCGCGCTGCCGCTCGACAAATTCGTCGAGATGGCCAAAGCGGAAGTCGCGAGCCGGGGGGCGTCGAAGGTGAAGGTGTGA